TGGAGGGATATTACTGGGATACATATCCAACTATGCATTTTCAAAGTTGTCATTGAAGTTGGGATGGCGAATGATGCTTGGGGTCGGTGTGTTTCCCTCGATACTCCTGACATTGGGAGTGTTGGCGATGCCGGAATCCCCGCGGTGGCTGGTGATGAGGGGACGTTTGGGAGAGGCAACGAAAGTGCTTAACAAAACCTCCGACAGCAAGGAAGAAGCTCAACTGAGGCTGGCCGAGATCAAGCAAGCCGCAGGGATACCAGAGAGTTGCAACGACGACGTCGTTCAGGTAACGGAAAAAAACACCGGCGAGGGCGTGTGGAAAGAGTTGTTCCTCCATCCAACGCCTGCGATTCGTCACATCGTAATTGCGGCGCTGGGGATTCACTTCTTCCAACAAGCGTCGGGTGTGGACGCCGTCGTTTTATACAGTCCGAGAATCTTCGAGAAGGCTGGGATCACTGATGACACACAGAAGCTTCTGGCAACGGTGGCCGTTGGATTCGTGAAGACGTTGTTCATCTTGGTTGCTACTTTCATGTTGGACCGGGTGGGTCGTCGTCCCCTGTTATTGTCTAGTGTGGGGGGCATGGTGCTCTCGCTTCTGACTCTGGCAATCAGCCTTACGATCATCGATCAGTCGAACAGTAAACTGATGTGGGCCATTGGATTGAGTATAACGATGGTGTTAACCTACGTGGCGACGTTTTCCATCGGTTCGGGACCCATCACGTGGGTGTACAGCTCTGAGATCTTTCCGTTGAGGTTGCGGGCGCAGGGTGCGGCTGCGGGTGTGGTGGTGAACAGAACGACAAGTGGCGTTATTTCAATGACTTTTTTGTCCCTGACTAAAGCCATCACTATTGGCGGAGCTTTCTTCCTGTATTTTGGCATTGCTGCAGTTGGGTGGTTATTCTTCTACACCGTGCTTCCTGAGACACGGGGTAAAACACTTGAAGACATGGAAGGTTCTTTTGGTACTTTCAGAGCCAAATCCAACAACACCAACAACAATGGAATAGAAAATGGAAATTCCAAAGTGCCACAACTTCAGATGGGGACCAATCTCCAGCCGTAGACAATATTAGGGCATCGTGTAATAATCTAGTGCTTGTGTTTTTCTAAAAACAGTagttttttaaatcaaaaatcATATTCCAAAGAGACTTgtgtatgaaaataaaaatacaataacttTGATgaatcacaattaaaaataaattatgggCTCTCCTATTTTTCAGCATTTTTTTGATACATTAATTTAGAGATATGTCTGATGacatattataataatgttatttgaagAGATATTTAGGACTAACATG
The Vigna angularis cultivar LongXiaoDou No.4 chromosome 5, ASM1680809v1, whole genome shotgun sequence genome window above contains:
- the LOC108338815 gene encoding polyol transporter 5, encoding MTEGKGVEARKIVGDFNPSKKPKSNKYAFGCAILASMTSILLGYDIGVMSGAAIYIKRDLKVSDVQIEILMGIINLYSLIGSCLAGRTSDWIGRRYTIVFAGTIFFVGAILMGFSPNYAFLMFGRFVAGIGIGYALMIAPVYTAEVSPASTRGFLTSFPEVFINGGILLGYISNYAFSKLSLKLGWRMMLGVGVFPSILLTLGVLAMPESPRWLVMRGRLGEATKVLNKTSDSKEEAQLRLAEIKQAAGIPESCNDDVVQVTEKNTGEGVWKELFLHPTPAIRHIVIAALGIHFFQQASGVDAVVLYSPRIFEKAGITDDTQKLLATVAVGFVKTLFILVATFMLDRVGRRPLLLSSVGGMVLSLLTLAISLTIIDQSNSKLMWAIGLSITMVLTYVATFSIGSGPITWVYSSEIFPLRLRAQGAAAGVVVNRTTSGVISMTFLSLTKAITIGGAFFLYFGIAAVGWLFFYTVLPETRGKTLEDMEGSFGTFRAKSNNTNNNGIENGNSKVPQLQMGTNLQP